In Deltaproteobacteria bacterium, the following are encoded in one genomic region:
- a CDS encoding MoaD/ThiS family protein encodes MHITVTFVGILAELIQEETVEVHLPQEATYGDLLKEIWRQCGRSIPDLLWDRQANSFKEPIFAMANGRAIDSPATPLTDGEEVKFLTLVAGG; translated from the coding sequence ATGCATATCACGGTCACTTTCGTTGGAATTTTGGCAGAACTTATTCAGGAGGAAACCGTCGAGGTGCACCTACCCCAGGAAGCCACGTATGGAGACCTCCTGAAGGAGATCTGGCGTCAATGCGGCCGTTCTATCCCGGATCTTCTCTGGGATCGGCAGGCGAATTCATTTAAGGAACCCATCTTTGCCATGGCCAACGGCAGAGCCATTGACTCTCCCGCCACTCCGCTAACGGACGGCGAAGAGGTTAAATTCTTAACCCTCGTTGCCGGTGGTTGA